CGGTTCCATTTTTGCGGACTGCTGTTGATTCCGGGGAGGTTAACTGACAGTTGAAAGGTGGGGATTCGGGTCTAGTTAGTAAATAAGAGTAGCTCTCCCTGACCTGTGTGCAATCTCCTGATGCTATTGACTTCAGATGGAAATTCGGAGAATCGGTGTTAATTTTGGTGTAACTGGTGCATGAACCTTGGAACCATTGTGCATCCTAGGCATGGTTTCATGTTCATAGTTATTGTTGACGAACATGTTGAATAGTGGTGTTTGGATGTGACGTCCCCAAATACAGTGCACTATTTATGCTGTCCATATTCTTTGATAGCTTGGCTATTTGAAGTAAATACAAAGAAACACCATAGGTGCTGAGTTTTCAAGTGTACCATAACTTGTATTATTTTTCTTTATGTTTCGAGATTTTTGCGGGAATTTTCCACCTTGCAAGCTATTCTTGACTATAGTATATATCTTCTTATGTGCCTCTTGCAGATAAGCTTTTTTCattttaataaaaaataaaaaatattgttTTTCCTTTATAGCTGATGATGCGACAATGCAAATGCCCCTGTTGATTCCTATCATCCTTTATTTGACATATCAATTAATCTTTTCAGGCTCTACCACCACAGGAAATCAATTTTATCCCATTAAAACAGGTAAATAACTCACCACTTTCAACCAGGTGATACATTATCCCCACTTAACACGTTACTGTTAGAGCATTTCTGCAGTCTTTTGTGCAGGTTTCTGGGAAAACAGAAGTTTTGACTTGTATTTCTTCTTTTCGTTTGCTTTGTTATATTGGTTCAGGAGCAAACGTTCAGAGCAGATGCATTGATGGATTTCTACCGAGTAAGTAGCTATGCCACAGGTTATAGTGCCTTGCTACACTTAATATTGCTACTTATGACCATGGGAACCAGGATTTTCTGAAGTTCTGCAGTTCTATACCCTTGATGCTTAGTTCTGATTTTCCTTAAATACGCTCTCTGTACATATTGGTCACCGATAGCTTACGCTTTCTTTTGGCAGTCTGACATGAAGTTGAAGAAGTTTTTGCATATTATCGAGAATTCTCCAGTTTACCCAGTTATATATGATAGCAACAGGTAAACCAATTTCATGGTATTGTGGTTACATTTTCTCAACTTATTTTTGTTACAAGGCGTATAGTCTGGTTATAAAAGGCAAGACACGTGTTTGGTTGCCAGTTCAATACTTAGCTTAAATTGTTTGTACCAGGACTGTTCTGGTACTTATTCTGGGTCCTTGGTTTGTACTGCCCATACAGCAAGCTGACATTCTAATACTTGCAGAACTGTATTATCGTTACCTCCTATCATCAATGGTGCACATTCTGCTATCACCCTGAAGACAAGGAATGTGTTTATCGAATGCACTGCTACAGACCTTACAAAAGCAAATATTGTTCTGAATACAATGGTAGGTGTGATGTAATGCTTGCTATCTTTTAGATTGGAAATGTGCTGTCCTTTTGGATGAAGATTAGATTTATTTTGTTGATGCACCTGCTACCTATGTGTCTAGGTCGCAATGTTTTCGGAGTACTGTGAAAATAAGTTTGAAGTGGAACCAGTTGAAGTGGTATCTCATGATGGAAGCACAGCCATTTATCCTGATCTTTCATGTTATAAAATGGAAGTTTCGCTCTCTGATATTGTTGGACCCATTGGAATCTCCCTAGATGAGACGCAGGTATATTTTATTGAAGCCTGAAAAATCATCGAGTACAGCATATCATTTCGCCGGAAACCATGGACCTCATATCTGGATAAATAGTTCAAATAAGTGATAGATTTTGATCTTTACTGTAGAACAGCTGGTTTTTCTGATGCAAATTGCAATGTTCTACCTGTATGCAAAATTAAATTAAACAAATATTTTTTATAATCAATTCAATGTTTTCTGCTTGAGTTCTTTGAATTTAAGTTCGCAGCTTTGAGCAAGTGTGATGATACGACTGAGTATTTGAAAGTTCAGGTTATCTCCCTTCTGAACAAAATGCAATTGCAAGCGGAACTTTGTTCATCAAATCGGGAGCCTTGTATTTCGGTGTCTGTCCCTCCTACAAGAAGTGATGTTCTGCATGCTCGTGATCTAGCAGAGGTAACATATGCAATTCCCTACCTATCGAAGGTTCTTTTTTTGTAGTTATTATCTAGAATTGGTTGATAGTTTCTGGTTTGATTTTCATTTTCATTCCATACAGGATGTTGCTATAGCTTATGGGTACAACAATGTGCCAAAATCAAAACCAAAGTCTATGACAATTGGTGGAAGGCAACCACTAAACCGTTTCTCTGATAAAATTCGTGCCGAGGTATGTGCTTAAAATATTCAGTACCTTGTAGCAATCCTTCAGTGGTGTTCCATATGCATATGCATATTTATATGCATATGTTCACTCATCGATATTTTACTGGGAGAAAAATGTTTTGTGGGGCAGGTTGCAAGAGCTGGTTATATGGAGGTGCTCACATTTGTTTTGACTTCACATGAAGAGAACTTTGACATGCTAAACAGGACAGACGATGGAAATAAAGCAGTCATTATTGCAAACCCCCGTACTTCTGAATTTGAGGTGAATTGCTCAAGTACTAAAGGGTGTCTTTATGATTGGGTCTTTCATTTATTTGTTACAGCCGGTTGCGGTAGAAAAATGTATGTCATTCTTTTGTTAATTGCATGTTAATCAGCGAGCAGTGTAAGCGTTCGTTCATTGAGGCCTGGCCTTCTATGCTTGGTATCTTTATTAGCTTCGTTTTTTAGAATAGTTGTAGATAATTACATATGCATACAAGTAAAATCAATAATGCATGCACAACTAGTCAACTACCACCAGGTGCTGCATTATCTGCTGATTAAAGTTGATGAAATGTTATGGTTCTGTCTTTTTGATTAATTAGTATAGtcattaatgcatggacaactactCTCTAGTGCCGCATTATTTACTGATTGAAGTTGATGAAATGTTATGGTTCTGTCTTTCTGATTAATACCTTTTGGATGGTCTTATAGTTATACATATTGTCATCATactcaggggcggagccaggattttggNNNNNNNNNNNNNNNNNNNNNNNNNNNNNNNNNNNNNNNNNNNNNNNNNNNNNNNNNNNNNNNNNNNNNNNNNNNNNNNNNNNNNNNNNNNNNNNNNNNNNNNNNNNNNNNNNNNNNNNNNNNNNNNNNNNNNNNNNNNNNNNNNNNNNNNNNNNNNNNNNNNNNNNNNNNNNNNNNNNNNNNNNNNNNNNNNNNNNNNNNNNNNNNNNNNNNNNNNNNNNNNNNNNNNNNNNNNNNNNNNNNNNNNNNNNNNNNNNNNNNCAAGTTGAGTTGATAAAAGAATTGTCTAGAGCGAAAAATAGCTACCATAATACTATAATAATATGTCACTTTGAGGCCATAAAAACATGTATGCATTTGTATTAGTTTAAATTTGGCTCTACCATTATCAATAAGATGAAAAAAAATAACAATTTCATCCAAAGCGAACTTAACTACTAAATTTTTTCCAACGTAGATTTTCATACAATACCGAAGAAATCGTCTCCTATTTGGCGGCTCTTAAAAAACTAACGAAGCTTTAGAGTGTTTGAGGGCGCTTTCTGATCTATACTCACAGCTGCCCAAGGCCCCAAGCGCAAGTTTTAGAAATAgcctcacaacacaaacaaaagaaCCGAATCTGATGTATAATTTTGACACATCAAGAACTAAAATCTGATGTATAATTTCAACATGTACAAGAACTAAAATCTGATTTATAATTTCGACACGTACAAGAACTAAAATCCATTAGCATCACAACAGAAGAATTGAGAGAGATCAATACAGTAATCGCTAATGCTACTGCTAACCTTGGGTAATTCCTTGCGGACGGCAGCCTGAGGCATAGCTCTTCGTCCCATCGCGGCACACATACGGTTTCAATCTAATCACAGAGGCAGTGAGGGGCGGCGGTAgcaagggcgaggggaggagcggAGGTGGCAGTAGGGGCGTAGGGTTAGGAAAGGCAGCGGCGCAACGCTAATCACACAGAAGAGGCTAATTACGCAAGGGCCTGGAAGCCATCTGTCCAATCGTGGGCTGTCTCATGGGCTTTTTCTTCTTTTCTCATTTTACGCTTGTGATGGGAGGGGCCGAGTACGTGCAATTATACGAATTTTCGCTAATTAATCACTACCTATTAAGCGTTCCTTCGATCGTTAGGGGGGGCcaggcccctgctcgccccccctTGTCTCCGCCACTGATCATACTCCTGGTATATGTGGTCATTCATATTTAGCTGTCTTCACTTACCTACTGCAAAATAAATCAATATTTAGCTGTCTTCACTTACCTACTGCAAAATAAATCAATACATTTTGTTTCTAATGTAAGATCTTGAAATATAATTATACAATTCACATGTGCTTATTCCAGTACGCAATGtatgttttgttttgcttgtgaTCTTGCAGGTTGTAAGAAGTAGTCTGATGTCATGTTTGTTGAAAACGCTGAAGCATAATATAGACCATCCAAGACCCATAAAGGTACTTTATGTAAACAAACAATCGTATTCATCAGCTTAGTGTTAGCAGTGTTACTGAGGTACCCTTCATGTGGCTAATGTGCATATACTCCCTTTTTTATATAATAACAACATTCTAATTATTGGCTGACAAGCACACTCCAAGTCTCCAACCCAACCGGGCTCTCTCTTTCCCTAGCTCGTTGAGAGTCGTCTTCTGCTCCCTGGCTCCTTCCCTTTTCTTCTCCGCCGGCGGTGCCGGTTGGAGCAAGGATGGGATTGGATGCGGGGCTTCTTCTGTAGATAGTAGGCTTAGATTTATGTTGTTCGGCCTTGTGCTGTGGTCTGGCTTCATGCCGTTGGGGAGTCTGCCTTCGGATCTCGCGAGCAGAATCCGGTGGCCGTTCTCGTCGTCCTCCGCAGCGCCTTCATCATGGAGGCAAAGGGATGGCGGCTGATCTGGCGAATCCCCTCTCAATAAGCTCGCGGTGACACTTGGAGACGCCGCTGTGGTGCTCCTCCCCTTCCCTCTCTGCCGTCATGTGGCGGCCGGGGTAGCGGTGGAGAATCGCAGCAAGTTCAGCTCCAACAGTGCCTCTCCTCGTCGGATCTATATCTCTTGCGAGGATGGAGTCCGTCCCTGCTCTCGAGGAGGTTCTCCGGCTTCTCCTTTCTTTGCATGTTCCTTCAGCAGATGAGAAGCGGCGGAGTTGATGCAGATGGGATGACGCTCGTCACCAACGGTGGTCTTGGAGAGGCTACGGCGCCTACGGTAGCCAGCCGGTCCTGCCAGCAATCCGGTGCATCCTATGGCTGAAGGGTGGCCCTTTTCAATCCTCCCGGCTAAGTTGCCACAAGGGAGGCACTACAACTTCAGTGCAGATTCCATGGCGTACAACCtatagctctaataccatgttgaTGATAATTAACTTGATATTAGTAGGAGGCCAAAGCCAACATATATACATGTACGAGAGGATGCCAAAAGGCTAGAATACAAAAGGCCAAAGATCATCATCAATA
This DNA window, taken from Triticum aestivum cultivar Chinese Spring chromosome 1D, IWGSC CS RefSeq v2.1, whole genome shotgun sequence, encodes the following:
- the LOC123181485 gene encoding phenylalanine--tRNA ligase beta subunit, cytoplasmic isoform X2 produces the protein MPTVSVGRDRLFAALGRVXAQDEFEALCFDFGIELDDVTTEKAIIRKEKHLEEDVEADGDDEVIYKIEVAANRYDLLCLEGLARSLRIFTGSEATPIFKIASIPRGSMLQMHVRPQTSQTRPYVVCAVLRGVTFAEVRYNSFIDLQDKLHQNICRKRTLVAIGTHDLDTLQGPFSYEALPPQEINFIPLKQEQTFRADALMDFYRSDMKLKKFLHIIENSPVYPVIYDSNRTVLSLPPIINGAHSAITLKTRNVFIECTATDLTKANIVLNTMVAMFSEYCENKFEVEPVEVVSHDGSTAIYPDLSCYKMEVSLSDIVGPIGISLDETQVISLLNKMQLQAELCSSNREPCISVSVPPTRSDVLHARDLAEDVAIAYGYNNVPKSKPKSMTIGGRQPLNRFSDKIRAEVARAGYMEVLTFVLTSHEENFDMLNRTDDGNKAVIIANPRTSEFEVVRSSLMSCLLKTLKHNIDHPRPIKIFEVGDVVSLDTSRDVGASNNRRLAALYCNSNSGFEEIMGLVDRIVKIVRAPHINFGQTYYVPSSEPEFFTKRQCKIVMSDGKQVGYLGIVHAEVLRKFGIPDPCTFVEIDIEALL